Proteins from a genomic interval of Symmachiella macrocystis:
- the groES gene encoding co-chaperone GroES has product MQLKPLDDRVVVRVMEAETTTAGGIVLPDAAQEKPQRGEVVAVGPGRLLESGERAELSVTVGDKVLYGKYGGTDIEVDGQEVMVLRESDILAKIVS; this is encoded by the coding sequence ATGCAGTTGAAACCTTTGGATGATCGTGTTGTCGTACGAGTGATGGAAGCAGAAACCACAACCGCCGGCGGCATCGTGCTGCCCGACGCGGCCCAAGAAAAACCCCAACGCGGCGAAGTGGTTGCCGTCGGTCCCGGCCGTTTGCTGGAATCGGGCGAACGCGCTGAGTTGAGCGTAACAGTTGGCGATAAAGTCCTGTACGGCAAATATGGCGGAACGGACATTGAAGTCGATGGCCAAGAAGTCATGGTCCTGCGCGAAAGCGATATCCTGGCGAAAATCGTCAGCTAA